The window GGTGTAGAAGAATCCGCAAGTTTATCAGAAAATATGAGGCTTGTTTCTGGGTAAAGCTAGAACTAACGTGTGCTTTATCACTTTTATCGAGACTGTGCTGCTTGAGAGCAAACACGCCTCAGCGAAATACATCTTAACAAGAAATATTCTCGCTAATCATACGCTTGATGAGACCCGCAAATCAAGCAAGTTAACCACTCTAGGTCAGGAAGACCGCAGGGCCACAACTGCAAACAGTAAAAAGAGCCCACCCCCTGCCGCCGTAAGGGTCCGTTCTGAGATCCGTCCGCAGATGAATCGACCGCTGCTCACCGCAATTGCGGCACAGATTGCATGACCCAGTACGGCTCCTAATACAACCCCAATGGGGGGATTAGCTGCTGCGAGGGCTATGGTGGCAATTTGAGTGCGATCGCCCCACTCGGCAATGAAGGTTAGCCCGAAGGTTTCCGCAATGACTGCAAAAGGCGTGCTGTTCCGTGTTTGTTCAGCTTTTTCCACGGCTGCCGCGGCTTCTTGTTCTTCAGAAGCACAGCCTGTTTTAGGCATTCTGCTGGCTTGGTAAAGCAGCTTCAGACCGAAGATGATAAATAAACTTATCTCGATCCATTTCAAGATGTGCTGAGGCATTAGGGTAGCAGCTTGCCCGACGAGTACTGATAGCGCTGTCATTAAGGCCAGAGCTGTGACGGCCCCAACAAAAACCCAGCGACGACGATGGCGCATTGCCAGAATCACGGAAATAAAGAAGGTTTTGTCGCCTAGCTCAGAAACGGTGATTAATACAAGGCTGGCTGTAAATGCGGTTAACATCTTCTCAATCCACTTCTCTTTGGTTAGGTCTTAGGGATTATGAGTTGCGATGGTCTCCGACCGGCCTTCAGCCATCGCGAATCAACAAATATAAAAAGTAAGGCGCACCAATCACGGCAGTGATAATCCCACAGGGTAGTTCAATGGGGGCAAACAGTAAGCGTCCGCATAAATCAGCGACAACTACCACTAACCCACCCGTCAACGCCGCCACCGGCAACAGTCCTTCATGGGACGGTCCTACCATTTGCCGTCCAATATGAGGAGCCATCAAGCCCACAAAGCTAATACTGCCTGCCGTTGCCACTGAAGATCCGGCCAGGGCCACGCTGCTTAGCAACAGTAACCCTCGCTGCACTTCTAGACGACTGCCCAAGCTTCGAGCAATATCGTCTCCAAGCTGCAGAGCATTGAGTTCTCGGCTCATGAGTAGGCTAAGGAACCCAAACACCAGTAGCCAGGGGGCAAACACCGTCAACTGCTCCCAACTGCGACCGTAGACGCTACCGGCTAGCCACACCAATGCCTGACTCACGTTATAGATATTGCCAAAGGTAACCATCAAGTTAGTTAAGGCACCCGCAATCAAGCTGAAGCCAACGCCAACCAGAACCAAACGCACGGGTGAGCTACCACCTTTCCAGGCCAGTAGATAAATGAGAATGGCGACGGTTAGTGCGCCACCGAAAGCCGCGAGGGGGATAAAAGCGATGGGCAATTCTGGGTAGAGCACAATTAGGGTGACGGCGGCTAGGGAGGCTCCAGCGTTAACGCCGATGATGCCGGGTGATGCGAGGGGATTTCGAGTAATTCCTTGGGTGATTGTGCCTGCGATCGCAAGTCCCATTCCTACACCCCAGGCAACTAAAGTTCTCGGTAGCCGCAGAGTCATCACAATAAAGGCATAGTCTGGATTATCTGTCTCAAGACCCAGCACCGTTTTAATCACATCCAGCGGCGGAACAAAATATTCACCTTGCCCCACGCTCAGAACCATTGCCGCCAACGTAACTAAGACTAATCCCAATATGATCGCTGGAACTCGTCGATCTAAGTGCATCGAGATCGGCAAACTTGAGGGACGCAAAATGAGCCATTGCTGTTTCATATCAACGCCTTACTTGCCAGCGAGTCAGATAGATGAAAAATGGTGCGCCCACCAGCGGCATTACCAGACCGACCGGTAGCTCTTGGGGCTGAATAATCAGCCTTGCCCCAATATCGGCAATCAGTAAAAGAATAGCTCCGGTAATTGCGGAGTAGGGCAAGATCCAGCGGTAATCAACGCCTACCCAAAATCGGACGATGTGAGGAATGATCAGACCGACAAAACCAATTGGACCTGCGATCGCAACTGAGCCACCGGCCAACAATACAATACTCACTGCAGCAGCGACCTTAATCCAGAGTGTATTTTGGCCCAGCCCCTGAGCGATGTCCTCACCCAGGCTCAGGGTCGTGAGCTGTTTCCCCATTAACAAGGCAATAATCATACCAACGGCTAGAAAAGGTAGAACCTGCACCACCAAATCGAGGTCTCGACCCGCCACCGATCCAGCTAACCAAAAGCGGATTTCTTCTAGAGTGCGCTGGCTCAAAATTAAGACGCCTGTCGTAATCGAGGAGACCAGCGCAGTGAAAGCGGCCCCCGCAATAGTGAGATTGAGCGGCGTCAATCCGCCGCGCCCCAATGAGCCCAGGAAGTAGACGGTGACGGCTGCAATTCCTGCCCCTAGAAGAGCGAATCCGGCATAGATGCTCAGTGAGGTTGTGCCGAGCCAAAAGACCGACCCGACAACGGCGAGTGAAGCCCCAGCATTAATCCCCAAGATACCGGGATCTGCCAGAGGATTCCGGGTCAATCCCTGCATCATGGCTCCGGCGACGGCAACGGATCCCCCCACAAGCACAGCGGTGAAGGAGCGCGGTAGCCTAACGGTGCGGATAATAAGTTGTTCTGTCGAGCCATCAAATGCAGTTAGAGAATGGAAAACCGTCTGCAGGCTGATATCCGCAACACCCAAAGCCACACTGGCCATAAAACAGATGCAAAGCAGCCCTAACCCCACAAGTATCCCCAAACCCATAGAAAGGGCAGGTCTAGAAGATCGACTTTTAGGCGCAATAGTAGCCACAGATAGAAAACTAATTAAAAATTGTTCCTAATTAAGGTTACATTCATTCGTTAAATATTCAGCGACAGATCCGCTGAGAGAATTTGAGCTACCAAAGTCTCCTCACCCTGAATAAACCTCTACCTGACCTTTCGCTCAACGGGGTAAAGGGCTATGCCTCTTGTCTTAATGATACAATTTCCTGATAAGCTCTTTCCCTGCCGTAGGCAATAGATCTTTAGATTGCATGACTCTGTTTCTCTCTATCCCTGAATATTTGAGCCAGTATCCTGACGCAGCGGAATTGCAGCAAGCTATTCGGCAGCCGTGGAGTATTCCTCTCAACGATGCTACGGGACGTAGTTATGGCTACCGTCAGGATGTCAACCTGCGACCAGGGTTATCCGTCTTAATTGATGACTATACGCTCCAGGACGATTTGATTGTCGAATTGAGCAGTAGTCAAGGTTATGAACCTGCTCGACTGGGATTAGAGATGAGCTTTCTCCTCTCGGGTCATAACCGAGCTGAAGGGGTTCAAGTCCACCATAATTTTCTCGATGTCAGTTGGGATAGTTCAGATGGTGGACAGTTTGACTGGCAAGCTGGAGAACGGATCTTGAAGCTTGATATTCATATCGAACCTTATCTATTCGAGACCCTTGTGGGTGAACAGCTTGAGGCGCTCCCCTGCACCTTCTGTGAGCTAATGCGAAATCCGCAGTTCAGTCATAAAAAATTCAGGCAGGTTGCTCCGACGACGGCCACCATGCAAACGGCTCTTCATCAAATTTTGCATTGTCCTTACCAAGGCTTAACCCGCTGGCTCTTTTGGGAAAGCAAAGTCTTAGAGCTGATCGCGTTACGGCTAGATCAGATGAGCCAATCAAGCGCTCCATTGATGACCCCCAATTGGTCTACAGACGATGTGGATCGTATCCATTACGCTAGCAGTATTTTACTTAAACACTTGGTTGATCCGCCTTCTCTTGAGCAACTAGCGCAGCTAGCAGGACTCAATGATCGCAAGCTCAAAGAAGGCTTTCGGCAGGTGTTCGGTACAACTGTTTTTGGCTACTTAACCCAGTATCGGATGGAAAAAGCCTGCCAGCTTCTTAGGCAGCAACAATCAGTGGCGGCGGTCGCGATAGCCGTTGGCTATGCTAGCCCCACAGCCTTTAGTGGCACGTTCCGGCGACGGTTTGGGATGTCCCCCAAAGGGTACCAGGTGGCAAAACGTAGAAGATATTCGTAAATAGTCCGTTTTAAAGAGAAAAATAGTCCGCTTCAAAGAGAAACACACGCTCCACGCCCCATAGAATTTAATTGCAAATAATTCTTGTTTGCATATTATCGGTGGATCTGATGGTTGAGTGGTGTGGGAAATGATGGTTACCAAAACGGTACGACTTGGGCTGTTAGCGATAGGTTGGCTAGGGATGACACCTGTGGCTTGGGCCGAGCAGTCTAATGCAGAAAATTTAGGAAAGACCAAGCATTTAGCTAATCAGCCTGTAGAAGGACTTGTTGCTGCAGATCAGACCATTAAGACGGGAAAAAGCCTTTCTCAGCAACCCCCAGCTTCTACAGTCAAAGATTGGATAGCTCAAATTAAAGCATCACAAGTGCAAATTATCAGCGTCAATCTAGAACAAACTGAAGCCGGTTTACAGATGACGCTGGATACAACTGACGGGACTTTAGAAACTCCAGCAACAACGGTATCGGAGAACACTCTAGTTGCTGAAATTCCGAATGCAGTTTTATCACTGCCGGAGGAAGAGACGTTTGAGCAAGTTAACCCAGTGCTGGGGATTGCTCTAGTGAGCGTGACGAGTTTACCGAATGATCAGGTGCGGGTGGCGATTACGGGCACAGACGCTCCGCCTACGGCTGAAATTACAGCCTCTGCATCGGGTTTAGCCTTTGCCGTTTTGCCAGGAACCGTCAGTACTGAAGGCACTGAAGAAGAGGAGCTTGAGATTACCGTTACGGCAGAGCAGAGCGGATCTGAATATTTTGTGCCTGAAGCAGGTGTCACCCGCACTGATACTCCTATTCTCGATACCCCTGCCAGTGTGTTTGTGGTTCCGCGTCAGGTGTTTGAAGACCAGGGAATCACCAAGTTTTCTGATGCACTGAGAACGACACCCGGTGTATCACAAACGTCAGCGCCTAACGCTAACTTTAACAATGTGAATATTCGAGGCTTTGATGTCTCTTCTCCCAGTTTGAGAAATGGCGTCCCTGAAGCCTTTTCGTTCTCTCTGCCCAGAGACTTGAGTAATGTAGAGCGACTGGAAGTTCTCTCTGGCCCTGCATCTATTGTTGGTGGTCAAATTTCTCCCGGTGGCATCATCAATATCGTCACGAAACAGCCTCTTTCATCCCCTTTCTATGAGCTATCGGCCAGCTATGGCAGTTTCAATACCTTTGACGGAGGGGTAGATCTTTCCGGTCCTCTCAACAGCGATCAGACATTGAGCTACCGTTTCAATGCTTCGTACCTGCATTCAGATACACGTGTTGATGTAGATAATGTTGATGTTGATCGTATCTCAATCGCACCTGTACTGAGATGGGATATCAGCGACCAAACAAAGCTAACCTTTGAAGGACTGTACCTCAACTCAAAAACTCCTCAGCGAACTGGGTTACCTGCTGTTGGTACTGTTTTAGATAACCCCAACGGCGAAGTCCCGAGAGATCAGTTTGTGGGAGAACCTGATTTTGACGGTAATGATCGACAAATTATTCAAGTTGGCTATAACTTAGAGCATCAATTGAGCGATAACTGGAAGCTGCACCATACATTTCGCTACAATAATTTTCAAATTGAGCAAAGAGAAGCCTTTGCCGATGCGCTACAGGATGACTTGCGAACGTTAGAGCGATCTGTATTTTTCGGTCAAGATAATTTTAATAATTTTCAAGCAACTGCCTATATAACAGGTCAGTTTGAGACAGGACCTTTTACCCACAAGCTATCAACGGGTATTGATTATAGCTTTGAAGAAGACTTTTTTAATTTTACCTTTGGCTCTGTTGATGCTGGAAACATTGACATTTTTGAGCCAGTATTTACCGGTATTGAGGGGCCGATTCCTGTTGCTGAAATTCAAGGTAGAGATACAAATAGAGGGATAGGACTTTATCTTCAAGATCAGCTAAGCTTATTGGATGATCGCCTCATCTTTGTGCTAGGTGGGCGAATTGATTTTATACGTTCTTCCACTGAGAGTTTTAGTGACGGCACCCCGGAAGAATCTCAAAGTGATACAGCTTTTAGCCCCAGAGTCGGAATTCTTTTCAAGCCCATTGAAAATGTTTCTCTATACGGCAGCTTTAGCCGCTCCTTTCAACAAGTCACGGGCATTAGTGCGACTGGCGAACTATTTTCACCCTCTCGCGGAACTCAATACGAAGTTGGTGTCAAAGCGGACTGGCTCGATAAAAGACTCTCGACCACACTTGCTTTTTTCGACATCACTCAATCGAATGTTCTGACAACCGATCCTAATAATCCTGCCTTTGAAATTCAAACAGGAGAGCAGCACAGTCGTGGAGTTGAGCTATCGGCCCAGGGAGAAATTCTACCCAATTGGAACGTGATTGCGTCCTATGCCTACACAGATGCAAAAGTGACGGAAGACAATAATATTCCCGTGGGCAATCGCTTTGCAAATGTGCCGGAGCACTCTGCTAGCCTATGGACGACTTACACCATACCTAGCGGTAGCTTGGCAGGATTGGGTTTTGGTCTAGGGCTATTCTATGTCGGAGAGCGGCAGGGAGATTTAGAGAATTCTTTTCAAATACCGAGCTATTTCAGAACCGATGCAGCTATTTACTATAAACGCGATAGATTCAAAATTGGGTTGAATGTGAAAAATCTGTTTGACATTGACTATATAGAATCTAGTGACGACATTCTCAGAGTTAACGTCGCTGACCCCCTTACTGTCCAATTGTCAGTTTCTTATGAGTTTTAGGATTGGGGCTGAGTTCTTAAACAATGACCTAGATCTTTTATATTTCAGTAGAATAAGTTCAGTCAAGTTGTGAAAAAAATACAGTTAAAGAAAACAGTACTCTATGGAAAATCTACGATTAATTGGATTTCAATCCATTGCAATCGCAGTTTCCGAATGTTTCTCTTATTCGCAATGACCGCCTTGATCATCGCTTGTAATCACGCCTCAAATCCGGCTGTCACTTCCCCCACTGATTGTCGAACGATTCAACATGCAATGGGAGAAAGCTGTGTTCCTACTACCCCCCAGCGCTTAGTGGCCCTGAGTTCGCCCACAATGGCAGATGCGATCGCACTAGGCGTACGGCCGATTGGTACAGTTTTACAAGACTTTGATTTTCAAAAAGCTCCGCCCTATCTAGAAGGACGACTACAGGGCATTGAAATTGTAGGCAAAGAAGAGCAGCCTGACCTAGAAAAAATTCTATCGCTTAAACCCGATCTTATTATTGGCCTGCAATATGACTCTGAGCCAGTCTATGACAAACTCTCACAAATTTCTCCAACCGTTTTAGATGATTGGAAGGGCTACCCTTCTTGGAAAGAACACTTTGATTTTGTGGCTCAAGCTTTAGGTAAAACCGAAGCAGCCCAACAAATATGGTCGCAGTACGATCAACGTATTCAAGAGTTGAGAACAGCCCTTGGTCCAGCTTACTCGGATCTTGAAATCTCATTTGTGAGGGTCTGCTGCGGCAATTGGGCCACGGATGTCAAAAACTCTTTTAGCGGCATGATTCTTGAAGATGTCGGCCTAAGTCGTCCCCCTGCTCAGGATATTGAAGTTGAAAATGGACTTGTTTTTCTCTCTGAAGAGGCCCTCACTCAGTTTGATGGCGACATTATTTTTCTGGTTGTCGATGCAGATCAAGATTCTGCAGATGCCTTAGAGCAGCTTAAGCAGAAACCCCTTTGGCACAAACTGAAAGCTGTACAGCAAGGGAAAGTCTATCCCGTCAATCTTGCAACATGGCGGGGCGGAAATCCCTTAGCTGCTGATGCCGTAATCGATGACCTTTTCAAATATTTGGTAAAAGTTCCAGATTCACAAGGCTCGAAGTCAGATCACAAAAATACGATGGCCGAGAATGCTCCTACTCGATAAATCTACCGCTCCTCCAGCCAGCTCTGTAAATCTGCCAAACTCGTGAAATCTAGCAGTGCCTCACTCAAATCTTCAAGTTCAGGCAAAGAAAGAGAGGCAAGGTGCGATCGCATTTCTTCCGGCAGCATTTGTCCTAGGCGATAAGTCAACTGGCGCATCACCACAGATAAAATCCCCTCCTCTTTTCCCTCTGCCTTGGCCTCTCGAATAGCACGAGGTTCCTCTGTTAAATCTAGACCTAACATTGCCTTGACCTCCGCTCGACTCGCGTTCTTTAGTTTGTACACCATAATTGAAGTCACTATGTCTATTATGTCTCGTCTTTTCTCCAAAGTGAATCCCGCCTGCTCAGTACGTGCGATCAGATCCCTCGCAGCTTCAGGCGCTTCATTCTCTTTCACAATCGTCAACACCATTGCCCCTACAGCAATCGGAAGAGAGTCGATCTCTCCCGCCTCATTCAGATATACGCGATGAACCTGGTTGCCATTGAGCAGCGATCGATGGGGATGAAGCTTACTCTGTTCAGCCGCGCGAGAAGGATAAATGATCACCGCCTGCCAATCTGAAAAACGAGCGCTGTTGCGGTAAAAGTACAGCGCCGATTCACTAAACAATCGCTCGTAGAGTTCTTCATCCTTTTGCATCTGGACTTCGCAGAAGAAAACGACACCTGGTTCATCTCCCTCTGGCGGCAGGAACACCCCGTCAATTTCGAACTTGGGTTCCTTGACGGCAACTGAATCGAATCGATAGCCAGCCGCATTATTCGGTCTTTCCCCCAGCAGATCGAACAGCAGCTCGGGCGATTGCTGAAACAGCTTGTAGAACAGAGGGTCACGCCGCATTGCACATCCATCGAAAATAAGGCTCAGTTTACAGTCCCCGCCTCACGCATAGAAAAACACGACCGTATTTCATAACGTCTCAGAACATCACGGTCCCTAATGCATTCTCTAAGCGATAAACCACTACCGTGCATACCTTCACTCTAATTTGGCTGGGTCAACTGGTCTCTACCATTGGCAGCTATATGACCAGCTTTGCTCTAACGCTTTGGGCATGGCAGCTTACAGGCTCCGCAACGGCTCTGGCGCTAGTGGGATTCTTTTACGAGTTACCTCAGATTCCGGTTGCCCTCTTTGCGGGCATCATTGTGGATCGCTTTAATCGCAAATATCTGATGATTTTGGGGGATGCAATTTCAGCCCTCTCTACCCTAATTCTGCTGCTGCTCCACTTAACCGGACAGCTCCACCTCTGGCATCTTTACCTGACTTCGGCTGCCATTGGCGGCTTCGGTCAAATTCAGCAGCTGGCCTATTCCACTTCCATAACGACACTGGTTCCGGTCCAGCACTATACCCGTGCCAACAGCATGAACTCTGTTGTGCATTATGGCTCTATTATTATTGCTCCGGCCGCAGCGGGCCTGCTCTACCCTGTCATTGGTTTAGCGGGGGTTTTGATGATTGATTTGGCGACCTTTGGCGTTGCGATCGCAACCCTGCTCCTCTCCCACATTCCTCAGCCCCCTCCAGAAAAAACAGGCTCTGCCAAGCAGACAGGAAAACTCTCTCGACTCTGGCAAGAAACCACATTTGGCATTCGTTATATCTGGCAGCATCCGCACCTACTGCGCTTGCTAATCATTACAGCCTTGTTTTGGTTCTTCCATGATCTCGGCAGCGCCATTGATGACCCCATGATTCTTGCTCGTTCCGGCAGCAACGCTCAGGTTTTGGGTGCTATTGGAACGGCTGCAGGTATCGGGGGCGTCACAGGTGCGATCGTGTTGACTGCTTGGGGCGGCCCTAAACAGCGTATTCATGGACTACTCATTGGTTTTATGGGGGCAGGACTCGCCAAAACATTTTTTGGACTGGGCCAAAATCTCAAGGTCTGGGTGCCTGCTCAGTTTTTTTCATCCCTTAACTTTCCGCTGTTGGGTAGCTCAGAAACAGCAATCTGGATGGAGAGCACTACACCTGAGATTCAAGGTCGAGTGTTTGCCGCGAACTCACTGGTGTTGCAAGGAGTAAGCACAATCGCAACCCTGATTGCCGGTCCTCTGGCTGAGCGTATTTTTGAACCTGCAGTGCATTCAAAAAAAGTGGCCTGGGTCGTTGAACCAATACTGGGAACTCAACTCGGTGCAGGCACTGCTCTACTTTATATCCTCACATCTTTGGCACTTGTGTTAGTTGGGGTGGGTGGATATTGCTTACCGCCTTTGTCTCAGGCAAACGATCCAGCACTGATTGACAGCCAGGAATCGCACGCAGATGAATAGCGATCATTCATTTAAGAACGCAGAGTTCTCGCTATCTCACTCCCTGTACATTAGTCTCTGCAAAAGATTGAGGATAGATAAGGGGCAGAAGCCGCTCTAACATTAACCCGATCAAACGAGTGCCGTTGCCCCAGTGCCAAAATGGCTCAATTTCATAGACCTGTTGAGTCTGCACAGCCTTAAGCTGCCTCCAGGTCGGATGCTGATGAAGCTGCTCAGAGAGCGGTTTATTTTTAGGACTAAAAGATTGCACAAAAATAATATCAGGATCAACCGTCAAAATTCGCTGCAGCGAGAGGTAGATCAGTCCAACTTCTCTGCGCTCAGGCTTTGGCTTTGACCAAGGGAAATTTGTAAATTGCTGCAGAACACTACCGACCGTCCCCGTATCCGTTTCTACGGGATAGCAGTTCAACCTGCGATTGATGGTTGCACCGCCCATGACTATTACAGTCGGTTGAGATTGGTGCTGTAGCAGCCGTTGCATATCTCGAATCTGTTGGGTGAGGGTTGCGATCGCATCCTTCCCCTGTCTCTCTCGCCCCGTCCAACGACCGACCCGCTGCAGTCTAGCGACAGCGGCATCATAACCCGCTCCTTCCACCAGCAAGAGCGGCGCAATACGGTTGAGTTGCTTATAAAAACGGTGGGGGAAATGCCAGCCTAAAATCAAATCGGGATGGCTTTGGCGAATAGCTTTCCAGTTTGGAAAAATCCACGATCCGGCGTTCATGAATGATCGAGCGCGATCGCCGTAAAACTCCGGTCGGTCAGCGACGCCCTGATTAAGATAGCCCACTGGCTCTAGCCCCAGTTCAACCAAGCAATCAAGCCCGGTTGCCGTCAGGCAAACAATCCGTTGAGCAGG of the Acaryochloris thomasi RCC1774 genome contains:
- a CDS encoding Rpn family recombination-promoting nuclease/putative transposase, whose protein sequence is MRRDPLFYKLFQQSPELLFDLLGERPNNAAGYRFDSVAVKEPKFEIDGVFLPPEGDEPGVVFFCEVQMQKDEELYERLFSESALYFYRNSARFSDWQAVIIYPSRAAEQSKLHPHRSLLNGNQVHRVYLNEAGEIDSLPIAVGAMVLTIVKENEAPEAARDLIARTEQAGFTLEKRRDIIDIVTSIMVYKLKNASRAEVKAMLGLDLTEEPRAIREAKAEGKEEGILSVVMRQLTYRLGQMLPEEMRSHLASLSLPELEDLSEALLDFTSLADLQSWLEER
- a CDS encoding ABC transporter substrate-binding protein, whose translation is MTKGKSAFKATPIQESNDLSAEIRLDQPAQRIVCLTATGLDCLVELGLEPVGYLNQGVADRPEFYGDRARSFMNAGSWIFPNWKAIRQSHPDLILGWHFPHRFYKQLNRIAPLLLVEGAGYDAAVARLQRVGRWTGRERQGKDAIATLTQQIRDMQRLLQHQSQPTVIVMGGATINRRLNCYPVETDTGTVGSVLQQFTNFPWSKPKPERREVGLIYLSLQRILTVDPDIIFVQSFSPKNKPLSEQLHQHPTWRQLKAVQTQQVYEIEPFWHWGNGTRLIGLMLERLLPLIYPQSFAETNVQGVR
- a CDS encoding TonB-dependent siderophore receptor — its product is MVTKTVRLGLLAIGWLGMTPVAWAEQSNAENLGKTKHLANQPVEGLVAADQTIKTGKSLSQQPPASTVKDWIAQIKASQVQIISVNLEQTEAGLQMTLDTTDGTLETPATTVSENTLVAEIPNAVLSLPEEETFEQVNPVLGIALVSVTSLPNDQVRVAITGTDAPPTAEITASASGLAFAVLPGTVSTEGTEEEELEITVTAEQSGSEYFVPEAGVTRTDTPILDTPASVFVVPRQVFEDQGITKFSDALRTTPGVSQTSAPNANFNNVNIRGFDVSSPSLRNGVPEAFSFSLPRDLSNVERLEVLSGPASIVGGQISPGGIINIVTKQPLSSPFYELSASYGSFNTFDGGVDLSGPLNSDQTLSYRFNASYLHSDTRVDVDNVDVDRISIAPVLRWDISDQTKLTFEGLYLNSKTPQRTGLPAVGTVLDNPNGEVPRDQFVGEPDFDGNDRQIIQVGYNLEHQLSDNWKLHHTFRYNNFQIEQREAFADALQDDLRTLERSVFFGQDNFNNFQATAYITGQFETGPFTHKLSTGIDYSFEEDFFNFTFGSVDAGNIDIFEPVFTGIEGPIPVAEIQGRDTNRGIGLYLQDQLSLLDDRLIFVLGGRIDFIRSSTESFSDGTPEESQSDTAFSPRVGILFKPIENVSLYGSFSRSFQQVTGISATGELFSPSRGTQYEVGVKADWLDKRLSTTLAFFDITQSNVLTTDPNNPAFEIQTGEQHSRGVELSAQGEILPNWNVIASYAYTDAKVTEDNNIPVGNRFANVPEHSASLWTTYTIPSGSLAGLGFGLGLFYVGERQGDLENSFQIPSYFRTDAAIYYKRDRFKIGLNVKNLFDIDYIESSDDILRVNVADPLTVQLSVSYEF
- a CDS encoding FecCD family ABC transporter permease, producing the protein MGLGILVGLGLLCICFMASVALGVADISLQTVFHSLTAFDGSTEQLIIRTVRLPRSFTAVLVGGSVAVAGAMMQGLTRNPLADPGILGINAGASLAVVGSVFWLGTTSLSIYAGFALLGAGIAAVTVYFLGSLGRGGLTPLNLTIAGAAFTALVSSITTGVLILSQRTLEEIRFWLAGSVAGRDLDLVVQVLPFLAVGMIIALLMGKQLTTLSLGEDIAQGLGQNTLWIKVAAAVSIVLLAGGSVAIAGPIGFVGLIIPHIVRFWVGVDYRWILPYSAITGAILLLIADIGARLIIQPQELPVGLVMPLVGAPFFIYLTRWQVRR
- a CDS encoding TMEM165/GDT1 family protein, whose amino-acid sequence is MLTAFTASLVLITVSELGDKTFFISVILAMRHRRRWVFVGAVTALALMTALSVLVGQAATLMPQHILKWIEISLFIIFGLKLLYQASRMPKTGCASEEQEAAAAVEKAEQTRNSTPFAVIAETFGLTFIAEWGDRTQIATIALAAANPPIGVVLGAVLGHAICAAIAVSSGRFICGRISERTLTAAGGGLFLLFAVVALRSS
- a CDS encoding MFS transporter, producing MHTFTLIWLGQLVSTIGSYMTSFALTLWAWQLTGSATALALVGFFYELPQIPVALFAGIIVDRFNRKYLMILGDAISALSTLILLLLHLTGQLHLWHLYLTSAAIGGFGQIQQLAYSTSITTLVPVQHYTRANSMNSVVHYGSIIIAPAAAGLLYPVIGLAGVLMIDLATFGVAIATLLLSHIPQPPPEKTGSAKQTGKLSRLWQETTFGIRYIWQHPHLLRLLIITALFWFFHDLGSAIDDPMILARSGSNAQVLGAIGTAAGIGGVTGAIVLTAWGGPKQRIHGLLIGFMGAGLAKTFFGLGQNLKVWVPAQFFSSLNFPLLGSSETAIWMESTTPEIQGRVFAANSLVLQGVSTIATLIAGPLAERIFEPAVHSKKVAWVVEPILGTQLGAGTALLYILTSLALVLVGVGGYCLPPLSQANDPALIDSQESHADE
- a CDS encoding FecCD family ABC transporter permease, producing the protein MKQQWLILRPSSLPISMHLDRRVPAIILGLVLVTLAAMVLSVGQGEYFVPPLDVIKTVLGLETDNPDYAFIVMTLRLPRTLVAWGVGMGLAIAGTITQGITRNPLASPGIIGVNAGASLAAVTLIVLYPELPIAFIPLAAFGGALTVAILIYLLAWKGGSSPVRLVLVGVGFSLIAGALTNLMVTFGNIYNVSQALVWLAGSVYGRSWEQLTVFAPWLLVFGFLSLLMSRELNALQLGDDIARSLGSRLEVQRGLLLLSSVALAGSSVATAGSISFVGLMAPHIGRQMVGPSHEGLLPVAALTGGLVVVVADLCGRLLFAPIELPCGIITAVIGAPYFLYLLIRDG
- a CDS encoding ABC transporter substrate-binding protein is translated as MTALIIACNHASNPAVTSPTDCRTIQHAMGESCVPTTPQRLVALSSPTMADAIALGVRPIGTVLQDFDFQKAPPYLEGRLQGIEIVGKEEQPDLEKILSLKPDLIIGLQYDSEPVYDKLSQISPTVLDDWKGYPSWKEHFDFVAQALGKTEAAQQIWSQYDQRIQELRTALGPAYSDLEISFVRVCCGNWATDVKNSFSGMILEDVGLSRPPAQDIEVENGLVFLSEEALTQFDGDIIFLVVDADQDSADALEQLKQKPLWHKLKAVQQGKVYPVNLATWRGGNPLAADAVIDDLFKYLVKVPDSQGSKSDHKNTMAENAPTR
- a CDS encoding helix-turn-helix transcriptional regulator, encoding MTLFLSIPEYLSQYPDAAELQQAIRQPWSIPLNDATGRSYGYRQDVNLRPGLSVLIDDYTLQDDLIVELSSSQGYEPARLGLEMSFLLSGHNRAEGVQVHHNFLDVSWDSSDGGQFDWQAGERILKLDIHIEPYLFETLVGEQLEALPCTFCELMRNPQFSHKKFRQVAPTTATMQTALHQILHCPYQGLTRWLFWESKVLELIALRLDQMSQSSAPLMTPNWSTDDVDRIHYASSILLKHLVDPPSLEQLAQLAGLNDRKLKEGFRQVFGTTVFGYLTQYRMEKACQLLRQQQSVAAVAIAVGYASPTAFSGTFRRRFGMSPKGYQVAKRRRYS